The Sorangiineae bacterium MSr11367 genome window below encodes:
- the mutS gene encoding DNA mismatch repair protein MutS has translation MAKQQDPAATPLMRQYLTAKEQHKDALLFFRLGDFYELFLQDAVVAAGALELTLTSRNKGAADEIPMCGVPYHAAGNYIQRLLDKGFKVAICEQMADPSKVKGIVPREVVRVVTPAIVYDDSALDARTNLYLVAIEESAGRFGIAAMDISTGELSACEAQDPEGAVGELVRLDARELLIGAGAEAVADAFAQLRPRAVIRRQASALDDDTATATLDAVLGKGEAEASGASAPARRAAARCLGVARECEAGQKPQVARLAVYELSETLLLDDSTQAHLELVRTMDGDARGSLLAQIDETKTGPGARLLRRRLLAPRTQVAEIRRRHDAVELFVTQPGLRSEVRSLLGRVSDIERLAMKLAVGRANPRDLVALGRSLEALPSLGHALSSCPDLSAREALGIEKDAPWIDACEDLCTKLSRAIDPDAPVRASDGGVIRTGYDKALDEVRTLAKDGQRLIVELETRLREDVQIPSLKLRFTRVFGWYVEVTRSHTSKAPKSWRRKQTVANAERFTCDELDELADKLAHAEERCMARETELLAKVLRFLSGHVERLRAVAAKLAEWDVASSLAEVAHRDDFARPEMDDSLRLIIEDGRHPVVEKLAAAGRFVPNDVALDAAGERLWLVTGPNMAGKSTLMRQVALIVILAQAGSFVPARRAQIGVVDRVLTRVGASDNLAKGDSTFMVEMKETANVLRRATRRSLVVLDEIGRGTSTYDGLSIAWAVAEHLHDVIGCRSMFATHYHELTELSATRPGSENFSVSAREHEGTLIFLHKLQRGAASRSYGVACARLAGIPEIVLARARTLLADLERGAPLPSGAHASLRRRDKTPRSQLGLFDPGPDARAETPEEKAARELMETLRTLDADRLTPLEALQLIATWKKQITS, from the coding sequence ATGGCTAAGCAGCAGGATCCGGCCGCCACGCCTTTGATGCGGCAATACCTGACGGCGAAAGAGCAGCACAAAGACGCACTTCTGTTCTTTCGCCTCGGGGACTTTTACGAGCTCTTCTTGCAGGACGCCGTGGTGGCTGCGGGCGCGCTCGAGCTCACGCTGACCAGCCGCAACAAAGGCGCCGCGGACGAGATCCCGATGTGCGGTGTGCCGTACCACGCGGCGGGCAACTACATCCAGCGGCTGCTCGACAAGGGCTTCAAGGTCGCCATCTGCGAGCAGATGGCCGACCCGTCGAAGGTCAAAGGTATCGTCCCGCGCGAGGTCGTCCGCGTGGTGACCCCGGCCATCGTCTACGACGACAGCGCGCTGGATGCGCGCACCAACCTGTACCTCGTGGCCATCGAGGAGTCGGCGGGGCGCTTCGGTATCGCGGCGATGGACATTTCCACCGGCGAGCTCTCCGCATGCGAGGCGCAGGATCCCGAAGGCGCCGTCGGCGAATTGGTGCGGCTCGACGCGCGGGAGCTCCTCATCGGTGCCGGTGCAGAGGCCGTGGCGGATGCCTTCGCGCAGCTCCGTCCCCGCGCGGTCATTCGCCGTCAAGCGAGTGCGCTGGACGATGACACGGCGACGGCGACGCTCGATGCCGTCTTGGGGAAGGGCGAGGCGGAGGCCTCCGGTGCTTCCGCGCCCGCGCGCCGTGCGGCGGCGCGCTGCCTCGGCGTGGCGCGCGAGTGCGAGGCGGGGCAGAAGCCGCAGGTCGCCCGCCTCGCCGTGTACGAATTGAGCGAGACGCTGTTGCTCGACGATTCCACGCAAGCGCACCTCGAGCTGGTGCGCACGATGGACGGCGACGCGCGCGGCTCCTTGCTCGCGCAGATCGACGAGACGAAGACGGGGCCCGGTGCCCGCCTGCTCCGCCGCCGGCTGCTCGCGCCGCGCACGCAGGTGGCGGAGATCCGCCGCCGGCACGATGCCGTGGAGCTCTTCGTCACGCAGCCCGGGCTTCGCAGCGAGGTGCGCTCGCTCCTCGGGCGCGTCTCGGACATCGAGCGCCTGGCCATGAAGCTCGCCGTCGGCCGCGCGAACCCGCGGGATCTCGTGGCCCTCGGCCGCTCGCTGGAGGCGCTGCCCTCCCTGGGTCACGCGCTATCGTCGTGCCCCGACCTGAGCGCTCGCGAGGCGTTGGGCATCGAGAAAGATGCCCCTTGGATCGACGCGTGCGAGGACCTTTGCACGAAGCTATCGCGCGCCATCGATCCGGATGCACCCGTGCGCGCGAGCGACGGTGGGGTGATCCGCACCGGCTACGACAAGGCGCTCGACGAAGTACGCACACTGGCCAAAGACGGTCAGCGGCTCATCGTGGAGCTCGAAACACGCCTGCGCGAGGATGTGCAGATCCCCAGCCTCAAACTGCGTTTCACGCGCGTGTTCGGCTGGTACGTCGAGGTGACGCGCTCGCACACGAGCAAGGCCCCCAAGTCGTGGCGGCGCAAGCAAACGGTGGCCAACGCCGAGCGATTCACCTGCGACGAACTCGACGAGCTGGCCGACAAGCTCGCGCACGCCGAGGAGCGCTGCATGGCGCGGGAGACCGAGCTTCTCGCCAAGGTTCTGCGCTTCCTCTCGGGCCACGTGGAGCGCCTTCGCGCCGTGGCTGCGAAGCTCGCCGAGTGGGACGTGGCGAGCTCGCTGGCGGAGGTCGCCCACCGCGACGACTTCGCGCGCCCCGAGATGGACGACTCGCTGCGCCTGATCATCGAAGACGGTCGCCACCCGGTCGTCGAAAAGCTCGCCGCCGCCGGGCGCTTCGTCCCCAACGACGTCGCGCTGGATGCCGCGGGCGAGCGCCTCTGGCTGGTCACCGGCCCGAACATGGCCGGCAAATCGACCTTGATGCGCCAGGTGGCCCTCATCGTCATCCTCGCGCAGGCGGGGTCCTTCGTCCCCGCGCGGCGCGCGCAGATCGGCGTCGTTGATCGCGTGCTCACGCGCGTCGGGGCGAGCGACAACTTGGCCAAGGGCGATAGCACCTTCATGGTGGAGATGAAGGAAACGGCCAACGTGCTGCGCCGCGCCACCCGTCGTTCGCTGGTGGTCCTCGACGAGATCGGCCGCGGCACGAGCACCTACGATGGCCTCTCCATCGCGTGGGCCGTGGCCGAGCACCTGCACGACGTCATCGGCTGCCGTTCGATGTTCGCCACGCACTACCACGAGCTCACGGAGCTGAGCGCCACGCGCCCGGGCAGCGAGAACTTCAGCGTCTCCGCGCGCGAACACGAGGGCACGCTCATCTTCCTCCACAAATTGCAGCGCGGCGCCGCCTCCCGCAGCTACGGCGTGGCCTGCGCGCGCCTTGCCGGCATCCCCGAGATCGTCCTCGCCCGCGCCCGCACCCTGCTGGCCGATCTGGAACGTGGTGCTCCGCTTCCGAGCGGCGCCCACGCTTCTCTGCGGCGACGCGACAAGACCCCGCGTTCGCAGTTGGGGCTCTTCGACCCGGGCCCCGATGCCCGCGCCGAGACCCCCGAGGAAAAGGCGGCCCGTGAGCTCATGGAAACTTTGCGCACTCTCGACGCGGATCGTCTGACCCCTCTGGAGGCGCTCCAGCTCATTGCCACGTGGAAAAAGCAAATCACGTCATGA
- a CDS encoding phospholipase C, phosphocholine-specific — protein MFRPSRRQILLGGAAGASASLLPPSLHRALAHPARPGGLNAIEHVVVLMQENRSFDQYFGTLRGVRGFSDPHAIRLPDGGSVFEQRTPEGKVVAPFLSRKAARASGKADTAVQYVGTLDHDWAGGHAAWSRGWLDQWISAKTESTMAYYDRRDIAFHSELADVFTVCDAYHCSVQGATNPNRMYLMTGTVGYEPGSNVRRAISNDAYDEENHAGYDWTTYPERLQRAGVSWQVYQEWDNFTDNALEFFARFKAIARKALSKTVSYRTMTAFYEAVQKAPNEHTRETLLSQLEQGVATLGRQERSLFERALRRHPSGKLLDRFESDVARGRLPKVSYIVTNAADSEHPSVSSPAAGAQFIYRLLDILASRPDVWSRTVFLLTYDENDGFFDHVPPPVPEESSAEQPTPGPEIYDRLPIGLGFRVPTIVISPWSVGGYVCSEVFDHTSVLRFLEKWTGIVEPNISEWRRTVCGDLLSCFDFETSAPRPPVRAPEPIPPAVPRWHPAPPAVAEIPQQEPGQRPARPLPYQPEARCEVDAENRRLTIHLRNRGTESAHFIIYPYAAATEWPLHVDVRVGKTRIFPITGNDYDLVVVGPAGFRREFRGRIP, from the coding sequence GTGTTCCGCCCGTCCCGACGTCAAATCCTCCTCGGTGGCGCGGCCGGCGCCTCCGCCTCGCTGCTCCCCCCTTCCTTGCATCGCGCGCTCGCCCATCCCGCGCGGCCCGGTGGTTTAAATGCCATCGAGCACGTTGTGGTGCTGATGCAGGAAAACCGGTCGTTCGACCAGTACTTTGGCACCTTGCGCGGGGTGCGCGGGTTTTCCGATCCGCATGCCATTCGCTTGCCGGATGGCGGCTCGGTGTTCGAGCAGCGGACGCCGGAGGGCAAGGTCGTCGCGCCCTTCTTGTCGCGCAAGGCCGCCCGTGCGAGCGGGAAGGCCGATACGGCGGTGCAGTACGTGGGCACGCTCGACCACGATTGGGCGGGCGGCCACGCCGCATGGTCGCGCGGATGGCTCGACCAGTGGATATCGGCCAAAACGGAATCGACCATGGCCTACTACGATCGGCGCGACATCGCTTTTCACAGCGAACTCGCCGACGTGTTCACGGTGTGTGACGCGTACCACTGCTCGGTGCAGGGTGCGACGAACCCGAATCGCATGTACCTGATGACGGGCACCGTCGGCTACGAGCCCGGCTCCAACGTGCGCCGCGCGATCTCCAACGACGCGTACGACGAGGAGAACCACGCGGGCTACGACTGGACGACGTACCCGGAGCGTCTGCAGCGCGCGGGGGTGAGCTGGCAGGTCTACCAGGAGTGGGACAACTTCACCGACAACGCGCTGGAGTTCTTCGCGCGCTTCAAGGCCATTGCGCGCAAGGCGCTTTCGAAGACGGTGTCCTACCGCACCATGACGGCCTTCTACGAAGCCGTGCAAAAGGCTCCGAACGAGCATACGCGGGAGACGCTTCTCTCGCAGCTCGAGCAAGGTGTGGCGACGTTGGGCCGCCAGGAGCGAAGCCTCTTCGAGCGTGCGCTCCGGCGGCATCCCTCGGGCAAGCTGCTCGATCGATTCGAATCCGACGTTGCCCGCGGCCGACTGCCCAAGGTCTCGTACATCGTCACGAACGCCGCCGATTCCGAGCACCCCAGCGTGTCCTCGCCCGCGGCCGGTGCGCAGTTCATTTATCGGCTGCTCGATATCTTGGCGTCCCGCCCCGACGTGTGGTCGCGCACGGTGTTCCTTCTCACCTACGACGAGAACGACGGATTCTTCGATCACGTGCCGCCGCCCGTGCCCGAGGAGTCGTCGGCGGAGCAACCCACGCCCGGCCCGGAGATCTACGATCGACTGCCCATCGGACTGGGATTCCGCGTTCCCACCATCGTCATCTCGCCGTGGAGCGTCGGCGGGTACGTGTGCTCGGAGGTCTTCGACCATACGTCGGTCCTGCGCTTCTTGGAAAAGTGGACCGGCATCGTCGAGCCGAACATCAGCGAGTGGCGCCGCACCGTGTGCGGGGATCTTCTCTCGTGTTTCGACTTCGAGACCAGCGCCCCGCGGCCGCCGGTGCGCGCGCCCGAGCCGATTCCGCCCGCGGTTCCGCGTTGGCACCCCGCGCCCCCTGCGGTGGCGGAAATCCCGCAGCAAGAGCCGGGGCAACGTCCCGCGCGCCCGCTGCCCTACCAGCCCGAGGCACGGTGCGAGGTCGACGCAGAGAACCGCCGCCTCACGATTCACCTTCGCAACCGAGGCACGGAAAGCGCCCACTTCATCATTTACCCCTACGCGGCCGCCACCGAGTGGCCGCTCCACGTGGACGTGCGCGTGGGCAAGACGCGCATTTTCCCCATCACGGGCAACGACTACGATCTCGTGGTGGTGGGCCCCGCCGGCTTCCGCCGCGAATTCCGCGGGCGCATTCCGTAG
- a CDS encoding DNA-3-methyladenine glycosylase I: MTRCGWATSDPLYLRYHDEEWGVPQHDDRKLFEMLILEGAQAGLSWITILRKREAYRKAFDGFDPKKIVKYDAKKRAALLANEGIVRNRLKIDATIGNARAFLEVQAAEGSFDAFIWSFVDGEPIVKKRRTLKDVPAITAESDAMSKELKKRGFRFVGSTIMYAFMQACGLVDDHVRDCFRARKA, encoded by the coding sequence TTGACCCGCTGCGGATGGGCGACGAGCGATCCTCTGTACCTCCGCTACCACGACGAAGAATGGGGCGTGCCCCAGCACGACGATCGAAAGCTCTTCGAGATGCTCATCCTGGAGGGCGCCCAAGCCGGGCTCTCGTGGATCACCATCTTGCGAAAGCGCGAGGCGTACCGAAAAGCCTTCGACGGCTTCGACCCCAAGAAAATCGTGAAGTACGACGCCAAGAAGCGCGCCGCGCTGCTGGCCAACGAAGGCATCGTGCGCAACCGCCTCAAGATCGACGCCACCATCGGCAACGCGCGCGCGTTCCTCGAGGTGCAGGCGGCCGAGGGATCCTTCGACGCGTTCATCTGGAGCTTCGTCGACGGGGAGCCCATCGTGAAGAAGCGGCGCACGCTGAAGGACGTGCCCGCGATCACCGCCGAGTCGGACGCCATGAGCAAGGAGCTCAAGAAGCGCGGTTTTCGCTTCGTGGGGTCGACCATCATGTACGCGTTCATGCAGGCGTGCGGCCTGGTGGACGACCACGTCCGCGACTGCTTCCGCGCACGAAAGGCCTAG
- a CDS encoding serine/threonine-protein kinase, with translation MPAPGTRIRDYEIWGLLGEGGMSEVWLAKDEVLSIPVMIKTLCKTSFSMEEASRRVLNEARSMARIPEPRIVRALNAGIHEGTPYVVQEYVDGIDIEELDAWRRKTLGVTLPLWFICHVLKETCRALHSAHQSGVIHRDVKPSNVFGSPETGIRLGDFGIAAGISSGQPMEICGTPSFMAPEQLRGEPIDRRTDVFGAGATAYLLRYGTPPFPGLHQLLDPGVTVTFPPPEHPQEGYFQNLLATMLSKDPAHRLPHAATAGRHFAMIEHALRSSIQAAPLVCQGEFTFRLLDCTITLEVGDLSEAEVDGIVSSGNYHMRMRTGVGDALRRRGGDGIEDEAMRNGEQALGTCVPTGAGNLRARRVLHAVSGWNEISCVGRATQRAFLLADELGLRSLAFPALGTGAARISVEACANAMMTALRLHLSLGGTRLERVRVIFDTEAKRQAFRSVAEEALRAEEDPPALVDLGLPASNVELRGESATHLDLSRLQAYRSTVRAR, from the coding sequence ATGCCCGCTCCCGGCACCCGCATCCGCGATTATGAAATTTGGGGGCTCCTCGGCGAAGGCGGCATGAGCGAAGTCTGGCTCGCCAAAGACGAGGTCTTGTCCATCCCGGTGATGATCAAGACCCTCTGCAAAACCTCGTTTTCTATGGAGGAAGCGAGCCGACGGGTCCTGAACGAAGCGCGGTCGATGGCGCGCATCCCCGAACCGCGCATCGTTCGTGCCTTGAACGCCGGAATCCACGAAGGGACTCCCTACGTCGTTCAAGAATACGTCGATGGCATCGACATCGAGGAGCTCGATGCCTGGCGGCGCAAAACGCTCGGCGTCACCCTCCCTCTCTGGTTCATCTGTCATGTGCTGAAAGAGACGTGCCGAGCACTCCACTCCGCACATCAGAGCGGGGTCATCCACCGCGATGTGAAGCCATCCAACGTCTTCGGCTCACCCGAGACCGGCATCCGCCTCGGCGACTTCGGGATCGCCGCGGGCATCTCCAGCGGACAGCCCATGGAGATCTGCGGGACGCCCTCGTTCATGGCCCCCGAACAGCTACGCGGTGAGCCTATCGATCGGCGCACGGATGTCTTCGGCGCCGGTGCCACCGCGTACCTTCTGCGGTATGGCACACCGCCTTTTCCGGGATTGCACCAATTGCTCGATCCCGGCGTGACGGTGACGTTCCCCCCACCGGAGCATCCTCAGGAGGGGTACTTCCAGAATTTGCTCGCCACCATGTTGAGCAAAGATCCCGCGCACCGCCTTCCGCATGCGGCCACGGCAGGGCGGCACTTTGCCATGATCGAGCACGCCTTGCGCTCCTCCATCCAGGCGGCGCCGCTGGTGTGCCAGGGCGAGTTCACCTTTCGCCTTCTCGACTGCACCATCACCTTGGAGGTGGGCGATCTCTCCGAGGCGGAGGTCGATGGCATCGTTTCGTCGGGCAACTACCATATGCGCATGCGCACGGGCGTCGGCGACGCGCTCCGGCGGCGCGGCGGCGACGGCATCGAGGACGAAGCGATGCGCAACGGCGAGCAAGCCTTGGGTACGTGCGTGCCCACCGGCGCGGGCAACCTGCGCGCACGCCGCGTGCTGCACGCGGTGAGCGGCTGGAACGAGATCTCCTGCGTCGGCCGCGCCACCCAGCGCGCATTTCTCCTCGCCGACGAGCTCGGGCTGCGCTCCCTCGCCTTCCCTGCCCTGGGCACCGGGGCGGCGCGCATCAGCGTCGAGGCCTGCGCCAACGCCATGATGACCGCGCTGCGCCTGCACCTGTCGCTCGGCGGGACGCGCCTCGAACGCGTGCGGGTCATCTTCGACACGGAGGCCAAGCGCCAGGCCTTCCGCTCCGTGGCCGAGGAGGCCCTGCGCGCCGAGGAGGATCCGCCCGCGCTGGTCGACCTGGGCCTGCCCGCGTCCAACGTGGAGCTCCGCGGCGAATCGGCCACGCACCTGGATCTCTCACGCCTGCAGGCCTACCGCTCTACCGTCCGCGCACGGTAG
- the gcvP gene encoding aminomethyl-transferring glycine dehydrogenase, translating into MSQPWKHPDRFVLRHVGPDAAEIAEMLRALRLSSLEELVDETVPTSIRLARPLDLPAPLAESELAAQANELSQRNEIFRSYLGMGYSDCVTPRVIQRNILENPGWYTQYTPYQAEIAQGRLEALLNYQTMVSDLTGLPIANASLLDEATAAAESMHMAHALQSGEEKNVFFASEACHPQTLDVLRTRAEAIGIKLVIGDHASVDFASLGAFGALVQYPATDGALYDYRAFGEKVHAAGGLFIVAADILSLALLTPPGEFGADVAIGSTQRFGVPLGYGGPHAAYLATKNEFVRKLPGRIIGVAQDSRGKPALRMALQTREQHIRREKATSNICTAQALLAVIAGMYAVYHGPRGIRAIAEMVHTATNSLAGGLRALGVRLVHDAWFDTLRVRGSEADVKKWLAAAESRRINLRRIDAENLGISLDETTTPADVASLLGIFGGDGNTGATLASPITGVLQRSSAYLTHAIFNKYHSETEMLRYMRLLEGRDLSLTHSMIPLGSCTMKLNATAEMMPITLPGFNRLHPYVPFAQSRGYQQIFDELESFLAEMTGFSAVSLQPNAGAQGEYAGLLAIRKYHESRGDAHRTVCIIPSSAHGTNPASAVMAGLDVVVVKCDEQGNINVADLEEKAQKHRDKLGALMVTYPSTHGVFEEQIKKICSVIHENGGQVYMDGANLNAQLGLCRPGDIGADVCHVNLHKTFCIPHGGGGPGMGPIAVASHLAPFLPHYPTPVAKNERLSSEFGVGPVSAAPWGSASILIISWAYIKMMGAEGLTHATKVAILNANYIAERLGPHFPIVYRGTRGRVAHECILDVRPFKKTAGIEVDDVAKRLMDYGFHAPTMSFPIAGTLMVEPTESESKAELDRFCDAMISIREEIRQIEEGRLSREDNPLKNAPHTADMVIANEWKHAYGRELGAFPAPSTRERKFWPPVGRLNNALGDRNLICTCPPLEDYE; encoded by the coding sequence ATGTCTCAACCCTGGAAACACCCCGATCGATTCGTTTTGCGCCATGTCGGCCCCGACGCCGCCGAGATCGCCGAGATGCTTCGCGCTCTCCGGCTTTCGTCGCTCGAAGAGCTCGTCGACGAGACGGTGCCTACGAGCATTCGCCTCGCCCGCCCGCTCGATCTTCCCGCGCCCCTCGCCGAAAGCGAGTTGGCCGCGCAGGCGAACGAGCTCAGTCAGCGGAACGAGATTTTCCGCTCGTACCTGGGTATGGGTTACTCGGACTGTGTGACGCCCCGAGTCATCCAGCGAAACATCCTGGAGAATCCCGGCTGGTACACGCAGTACACGCCCTACCAGGCCGAGATTGCGCAGGGCCGCCTCGAGGCGCTGCTCAATTACCAGACGATGGTGAGCGACCTCACGGGGCTGCCCATCGCCAACGCGTCGCTGCTCGACGAGGCCACCGCCGCCGCCGAGTCGATGCACATGGCCCACGCGCTGCAGAGCGGCGAGGAGAAGAACGTGTTCTTCGCCTCGGAAGCGTGCCACCCGCAGACGCTCGATGTGCTGCGCACGCGCGCGGAGGCCATCGGCATCAAGCTGGTCATCGGCGATCACGCGAGTGTGGACTTCGCGTCGCTCGGGGCGTTCGGCGCCCTCGTGCAGTACCCGGCGACCGACGGCGCGCTCTACGACTACCGCGCCTTCGGCGAGAAGGTGCATGCGGCGGGCGGCCTGTTCATCGTCGCGGCGGACATCCTGTCGCTGGCGCTTCTCACCCCGCCCGGTGAGTTCGGCGCGGACGTGGCGATCGGCAGCACGCAGCGCTTCGGCGTTCCGCTCGGCTACGGCGGACCGCACGCGGCCTACTTGGCCACGAAGAACGAGTTCGTGCGCAAGCTGCCGGGCCGCATCATCGGCGTCGCCCAGGATTCGCGCGGCAAGCCTGCATTGCGCATGGCGCTGCAGACGCGCGAGCAGCACATTCGCCGCGAGAAGGCGACGAGCAACATCTGCACCGCGCAGGCGCTCCTCGCGGTCATCGCCGGCATGTACGCCGTCTACCACGGCCCGCGCGGCATCCGCGCCATCGCCGAGATGGTGCACACGGCGACGAACTCGCTGGCCGGCGGCCTGCGCGCCCTCGGCGTGCGCCTCGTGCACGACGCGTGGTTCGATACCTTGCGCGTGCGCGGCTCGGAAGCGGACGTGAAGAAGTGGCTCGCCGCCGCGGAATCACGCCGCATCAACCTGCGCCGCATCGACGCGGAGAACCTCGGCATCAGCCTGGACGAGACCACGACCCCCGCGGACGTGGCGTCGTTGCTCGGCATCTTCGGCGGCGACGGAAACACCGGCGCGACGTTGGCCTCGCCCATCACGGGCGTGCTGCAACGAAGCTCGGCGTACCTCACGCACGCGATCTTCAACAAGTACCACTCCGAGACGGAGATGCTGCGCTACATGCGCCTGCTCGAGGGCCGCGACCTGTCGCTCACGCACTCGATGATCCCGCTCGGCTCGTGCACGATGAAGCTCAACGCGACGGCGGAGATGATGCCCATCACGCTGCCCGGCTTCAACCGATTGCACCCGTACGTTCCGTTCGCGCAGTCGCGCGGCTACCAGCAGATCTTCGACGAGCTGGAAAGCTTCCTCGCCGAGATGACCGGCTTCTCCGCGGTCAGCCTGCAGCCCAACGCGGGCGCGCAGGGCGAGTACGCGGGCCTTCTCGCGATCCGCAAATACCACGAGAGCCGCGGCGATGCGCATCGCACGGTGTGCATCATCCCGTCGTCCGCGCACGGCACGAACCCGGCCTCCGCCGTCATGGCGGGGCTCGACGTCGTCGTGGTCAAGTGCGACGAGCAGGGCAACATCAACGTGGCCGATCTCGAGGAGAAGGCCCAGAAGCACCGCGACAAGCTCGGGGCGCTGATGGTCACCTATCCCTCGACCCACGGCGTATTCGAGGAGCAGATCAAGAAGATCTGCTCAGTCATTCACGAGAACGGCGGCCAGGTTTACATGGATGGCGCCAACCTTAATGCGCAGCTTGGCCTGTGCCGCCCCGGCGACATCGGCGCCGACGTGTGCCACGTCAACCTGCACAAGACGTTCTGCATCCCGCACGGCGGCGGCGGGCCCGGCATGGGCCCCATTGCGGTGGCCTCGCACCTCGCTCCGTTTTTGCCGCACTACCCGACGCCCGTCGCGAAGAACGAGCGCCTCTCCAGCGAATTCGGTGTGGGGCCCGTGTCCGCGGCGCCGTGGGGAAGCGCGAGCATCCTGATTATCAGCTGGGCGTACATCAAGATGATGGGCGCCGAGGGCCTCACCCACGCGACCAAGGTCGCCATCTTGAACGCGAACTACATCGCCGAGCGCCTCGGCCCGCACTTCCCCATCGTGTACCGCGGCACGCGCGGACGCGTCGCGCACGAGTGCATCCTCGACGTTCGCCCCTTCAAGAAGACGGCGGGCATCGAGGTCGACGACGTGGCCAAGCGCCTCATGGACTACGGGTTCCACGCGCCGACCATGTCGTTCCCCATCGCGGGCACCCTCATGGTGGAGCCGACGGAGAGCGAGTCCAAGGCCGAGTTGGACCGCTTCTGCGACGCGATGATCTCCATCCGCGAAGAGATCCGCCAGATCGAAGAAGGCCGCCTCTCGCGCGAGGACAACCCACTGAAGAACGCGCCGCACACCGCGGACATGGTCATCGCCAACGAGTGGAAGCACGCCTACGGCCGCGAGCTCGGTGCATTCCCCGCGCCGTCGACCCGCGAGCGCAAATTCTGGCCGCCCGTGGGCCGGCTGAACAATGCGCTCGGCGATCGCAATCTGATCTGCACCTGCCCGCCGCTCGAAGATTACGAGTGA
- a CDS encoding PIN domain-containing protein yields MSYLVDTKVISELVRPAPNPHVLQWFEGQREVALSAISVEELSYGIARAPPVTRRRLVTWFEALLALPAEIVPVDATIARASGDLRAHREGRGLHVAQADMLIAATALITGRTLVTRNTRDFEGCGVALLDPFT; encoded by the coding sequence GTGAGCTACCTCGTCGATACGAAGGTCATCTCGGAGCTGGTTCGCCCGGCGCCGAATCCACACGTTCTTCAATGGTTCGAGGGCCAGCGCGAAGTCGCGCTGAGCGCGATCTCCGTCGAGGAGTTGTCCTACGGCATCGCGCGCGCGCCGCCGGTAACGCGGCGCCGCCTGGTGACATGGTTCGAGGCCCTCCTGGCCTTACCCGCCGAAATCGTGCCCGTCGACGCGACGATTGCGCGGGCTTCGGGCGACTTGCGCGCTCACCGCGAAGGTCGCGGCTTACACGTTGCCCAGGCGGACATGCTCATCGCGGCCACGGCGCTCATCACGGGACGAACCCTGGTCACGCGGAACACGCGCGACTTCGAGGGGTGCGGCGTGGCCCTGCTGGATCCGTTTACGTAG
- a CDS encoding type II toxin-antitoxin system Phd/YefM family antitoxin, with protein sequence MVRYRWNIAEAKASLSELVREAAGAPQRLENRGREVAVVLSVDEYQRLVEQAETGSAGARMRSFLQASAEVRAAGGVELELPLREPRASPFEDEKPRGRREKT encoded by the coding sequence ATGGTGCGGTACCGCTGGAACATCGCAGAGGCCAAAGCAAGCCTCTCGGAATTGGTGCGGGAGGCAGCCGGCGCCCCGCAGCGGCTCGAAAATCGGGGGCGGGAGGTCGCCGTGGTGCTGTCGGTCGACGAGTACCAGCGCCTCGTGGAGCAGGCCGAGACGGGCAGCGCGGGGGCGCGCATGCGCAGCTTTCTGCAGGCCAGCGCCGAGGTTCGTGCCGCCGGCGGCGTGGAGCTCGAGTTGCCCCTGCGGGAACCGAGGGCGTCACCCTTCGAGGACGAGAAGCCGCGGGGGAGGCGCGAAAAGACGTGA
- a CDS encoding class I SAM-dependent methyltransferase translates to MTTDWKLLDFAQRYDDYEPVRERVLAYPIVFEELGLARRDCHVVLDYGCGAGKVSALIARNYDVSVIAVDVSPGMLAIAGKKRAHPRITYQLIAEDQRLDIREGSVDAALSCFVFVVIPEAERIRRIVREVHRLLRPGAVYAIVDHNPDAVGLPFEFARVGEAGRTYAPGDPLEVHLSTPAGPPVVVHDFYWPKTMLSDVLEETGFRNVRVATPTLPPTFRGPEAPRMQLERKKAPYAIYLGQK, encoded by the coding sequence ATGACGACGGATTGGAAACTGCTGGACTTCGCCCAGCGCTACGACGATTACGAACCTGTACGCGAGCGCGTGTTGGCGTATCCCATCGTGTTCGAGGAGCTGGGGCTCGCGCGCCGCGATTGCCATGTCGTGCTGGATTATGGATGCGGAGCGGGCAAGGTCTCTGCGTTGATCGCGCGCAACTACGACGTGTCGGTCATCGCCGTCGACGTGTCGCCGGGCATGCTGGCCATTGCGGGGAAGAAGCGCGCGCATCCGCGGATTACGTACCAGCTCATTGCCGAAGACCAGCGGCTCGACATTCGCGAGGGAAGCGTCGATGCGGCCCTCTCGTGCTTCGTATTCGTGGTCATTCCGGAGGCCGAGCGCATTCGCCGCATCGTGCGCGAGGTGCACCGGCTGCTGCGACCGGGTGCGGTGTACGCGATTGTCGATCACAATCCCGACGCGGTGGGGTTGCCCTTCGAGTTTGCGCGCGTCGGAGAAGCGGGACGCACGTACGCGCCCGGCGACCCGCTCGAGGTTCATCTGTCCACACCGGCAGGACCACCGGTGGTCGTGCACGACTTCTACTGGCCGAAGACCATGCTGAGCGACGTTCTCGAGGAGACGGGCTTTCGCAACGTCCGCGTCGCGACCCCCACCTTGCCACCGACCTTCCGTGGGCCGGAGGCTCCGCGCATGCAGCTGGAGCGCAAGAAGGCGCCGTACGCGATCTATCTGGGGCAGAAATAG